aagaaattttattgattgttgattgattgaatGGTACACTATGAAGGTAAAACTAAGTATATATAGAGCATTGGcctatgaaaaataaaagtaaataaagataagataaagataagatagagataaagataaagataaactataagataaaataaagactaaaattataattgaatttgtgTATTCTGTTGGGCTGAATTTGTGAACTGTGAGATgtctttattgttgtcatgggCTAAGGTGGAAGAGTGATTTAATACGCCCCCGCAAGCTGGAGGATGAAAGATGTCAATAATACTAAGCTTATTCAGATTAAGATGGAAGGGTTGAGGAAACAAAGGTTTGGTGAAGATGTCAGCTAGTTGCCCAGAAGAGGGAATTGGGAGAAGTTTCATCACTCCAGCTTGAGCTTTTTGTCGAACCAAGTGGCAATCAACCTCTAAATGTTTGGTCCGTTCATGGAAAACCGGGTTAGCAGCAATATGAAGAGCACTATGATTATCACAATATAAAACTGGTGGGCGGATAGGAGAGATGCGTAAAAATTGTAACACATTTAGTATCCATTGAAGTTCACAAGTTGTGTTTGCAAGTGCACGGTATTCTGCTTCCGTGGATGAACGGGCAATGATGGTTTGTTTCTTGATCTTCCAAGAGACTAAAGAACTGTCTAAGAAGAAACAATAACCTGTTAAGGATCACCGAGTGTCAGGACATCCGGCCCAATCAGAGTCACTGAAGTCGAGAAGCTGAATTTCTGATTCCCTTGGAAAGAAAAGTCCTTTGCCGGGACTAGTTTTCAGATATCGTAACACATGCTTGGCAGCTTGAAGATGAGATTCAGTAGGAGATGCCATGAATTGACTTAATTGTTGAGTGGCATACATGATGTCCGGTCGAGTAGTGGTGAGATAGATAAGACGGCCAACTAAACGGCGATATACAAAAGGGTCGGATAGCAGGGGACTTTTGTCTTGATATAGTCTTGTGGTACTATCCATTGGAACAGAGGCAGGTTTAGCACCTAATAAACCAGAATCTTCCAAAAGATCAAGACAATATTTTCTCTGAGATAAGCAAATTTCCTTCTCTGATTGAGCAACCTCAAtacccaaaaaatattttaatgggCCCAAGTCTTTAATTCGGAAGTGTTGGTGCAAAATAGACTTAATGGTAGCAAGTTCAGAAATGGAATTACCAGTGAGAACAATGTCGTCAACATAGACTAAAATGATAGAAATTTGATCACCAATGAATTTAACAAATATGCTATAATCAGATGAGGTCTGCTGATATCCATGAGATAGCAAAAGATGAGAAAGTTTGTCATACCACATACGACTAGATTGTCGTAAACCATATAGTGACTTTAGTAGCTTACAGCATTGATTCGATTGAGGAGATGTAAATCCGGGTGGCAGAGTCATATAAACATCCTCAGAAAGATCCCCATGTAAGAAGGCATTATTAACATCCAACTGATGTATGGGCCAACGCTTCATAGAGGCCAATGCCAAAACTAATCTGATGGTGGCAGGCTTGACAACAGGGGAGAAAGTTTCTAAGAAATCAACACCTTCAGTTTGAGTGAACTCTTTAGCCATAATGCGTGCTTTATATCGATCAATTGAACCATCAGGCTTGCGTTTGATGCGATAGACCCATTTACAACCAACCGGCTTAACCCCTGCAGGGCAATCAACTAGACGCCAAGTTTTGTTCAGCTCAAGAGCATCCAACTCATCTTTCATAGCACTACGTCAATTAGAGTGTTGATTGACGTCCTTAAAAGACTTTGGCTCAACGTCAGAATGTAGAGATAAAGAAACTTTTATGTGaagatgaaagagaagaaaaagacatGACTGAAGATAAAGGATACTTGCACTTTGAGGGAGATTGATTTGTAGAGATGAGAGAGGAATTACACAAGTAATCAGAGAGATATGATGGAGGTCTGTGAGGCCGGTCCGAATGACGAGGATGGGGTTGCTCAGGTGGTAAAGAAGGTGACGGGGGATGAGAAGGTGATGGTGGACTGGTGTCTAGTGCGGAAGGAGAGATGGGTGTCTGTGTTGAAAGTGATTCGATGGTCATGGGTTCAACTTGGTTAGGTAACGATGGTGAGAAAGAAGGAGAGGTTgttagagaaaataaagaactaGGTGGAGTTGGGTCAATGGGTATAGGTGAGGATTCAACTGGAAGACTAACTGAATCTTGTTTTTGAGAAGGTATGTTTGGTAATGTTGGGCTGAGTGTATGAAATTGGACATTTTTTGTGACTAAGGGCAAGATCATTTCATGAAAAATCACGTTTCTATAAATCTCAATTCTTTTATCTTCTAAAACATAAACAATATATCCTTTAAAACCACTTTGAAAGCCAATAAATACAGCCTTTTTGGCTCTTGGATCAAATTTTGATCTATTTGCCATTAGGGTAGAAACAAAACATAAGCATCCAAAAACTTTAAGGTCATGATAATTTGGTGGATGATTGAATAAAATCTCAAATggtgttttaaaattaattgcgGATGATAGAACTCTGTTAAGTAAATAAACAGCATGTCTAACAGCATAAGACCAAAAAGATGATGGTAAATTAGATTGAAATATAAGAGCACGAGctatatttaaaatatgttgAGATTTGCGTTCTACCTTtccattttgttgaggagtTTCAACACAACTACATTGATGAATAATACCCTTTGAAGCATAAAAATTAGGTAAAATAAATTCTGGTCCATTATCGGAACGAATGGTTTTGACTTTGGAGTTGAATTGTGTTtcaattaaagtaataaaattttttatttgattttgcacttctccttttgattttaataaagTAACCCATGTAAAGCGGCTAAAATCATCaacaatagtaaaaaaatatttatgattatGAATAGAATTTTGTCGAAACGGACCCCAAATATCAAAAtgtaataaatcaaaacttgcatTGGCTTTGTTAAAACTTTGAGAAAATGAAAGTTTCTTTTGCTTAGAAAGATGACAAATGTCACAAGCCTCATCATGATGCATAGAGATAAAAGGAAATTGTTTATGTAAATAATTAAGTCTTTGTTCAGAAAGGTGTCATAAACGAAAATGCCATATATTGGAAGGTGTAATGGGTGGAGATTGAATAGAATTTATAGAGGGTGTAGTGGATGAATTTTTACTGAAATTGGATTCAAAGACATATAATCCCTCTCTCATTATGGCCAAATCAATTGTCCCCAAATTGTTGCTCTGTAAagtgcaagaaaaagatgaaaaagtgAGTTCACATATGAGTGCTgaagtaatttttgaaacaGAGATAATATTAAAGTTGAAATGAGGTAAATAAAGAACAtcatgaagaaccaagaatggTGAAAGTTGAACGATGCCTTTATAAGAAACAGTAACTTGAGAACCATTTGGTAAATGAacaataatagaaaaaatttgTGTGTAAGAGGAGGAGCAGCAAAGGTTCTTATCTGTGCGTGTACTCGTCAATCGAGTCTTCGATATGGTGCCTGATAACTTAGAGGACCGCAGTCTTGAAGTGCCCTGCACCTCTTTTATTTTCTCGCTCAGCAAGGGAATGCCTGGCAAACATCCATACTCCCAGGGTATAATGTTGCTTTTGTTAGAGATTTGGTGaataaattttctttattttttaaaagactTGTTATTCTTAAGACCTCACAACAAAATTATGTTACAGATTGCATCTCTCCAAGGAAAGTCCCCAAGCTAGCTGGTGGGACCAATCCAAGCAACCCAACAACATCATTTGAACAAGAATGACTAACTTCACCTTGTTCATGTATGCTTTATTTTATCAGATCTCTCAGTTAGACATTTCTATGTTTGGAGCTTTACTGGTAATTGAACTACTGTAAATAGATATTAGGAAGAATGCAAATGCCTAAATGGTAATGGATAATTTTAATAATGGATTCCTTTCCCCTTTGTCCATAATTGGGATTCTCTctactctctcttctctctacttgcttttaattagaaaaattcTTATTCTATCCTATCTCTCAAATCTTCCTCCCAACATAATCCTAATTGCGTATCATAGTGGTTTTCATATTTTCATATGTTAGGATATACACAAGATCATTGTAGTTAACCTCAATTTTCTACAAAAGCTAAAAATATCAAAGCTTTCtatatttccttttttttattgggTGATTAGTTCTTTTCTTTATTAAGTATAAATCCTAATTTAAAAGAATTGTTGAATCACATATTTTTGTCATTATTGCCAAAGGAGTCAACATGTTTTTTTAGAAGATTTTAAGATTGTGGAGTAGCTAATTAGTGTTTATATGAAAGAAATGTTGAATTTGAATGAGACAGGAACCTACAAGAAGAGACTACATTTGGTAATAATTAAGATGCTAACACTCAAGCCTGAAGATACATAACATTATCTTCAACTCCTTCGCTTGCATTGTATattgggtgagattgaaattgagttgaaaaaaaataaaaagaattgaGCTCCTTCATTAGTTCTCATTATATTTCAAATAATGTTCTCTTCTGTTCAGCTTCTTTGCTTCTATGAGCAGTCACCACTATGTGAACACTTAGTGCACAGTGAGCATAATAATGTcatattattgaaagataagAAGCTAATATCAAACCCTTCTAATTGTTGCATAGTTCATGCAGTGAGGGAGGATTCACAGCAACAATTCTATGTTAATATGTTATGATTTGGTTCAAGTGAACTTtgtagataaaaaaatttactttatttACAAATTAGCTACTTGAAATTTAGCTTATTACTCTTTAAAGCTTTTGTATCTATTGTAGAATATTAATATTTGTTAGTATCTAATAACTGGAAAAAAAGAGCTTATGTTTCTATGAATTTCCttagattttatatttgatcggttggtagtggtttgagtaaATATGCTTGGTGGACTTTGACTCATTTCAAGTATTAATATTGCGATGATGGAATAGCCCTTCCATCTTAGAATGTGTATTAACAAACTTTCACAAGGGTGCTTAACAGCTTAACTAATAACTAACACCTCAACTAACTACACTATCTATATGTCTATACACAAAAAAGTTTCATTGTGTATTCCACAATATATATGAGTGTTATGGTTCagaaagatttaaaaatttatgactcgattatattaattatttttaaaaatttacatTTAATAGTATGTAATTAAATAATCTTATAAAACTGTTTCACGAGGAAAATAATCTCTTTAAAGTTATTGTAATTTAGTGATACAGATacttattctatttttttaaaaagataaaatgtaTTTCTACTTATagaaagttatatatatatatatacttgtgGCTTTTCAGCCCAAAGAACAAAACAAACTAACTCAATCTGAAAAAAGAAACCCCACTACTACCAGTTTGCAAATTTAAAGAAATCTCAAGAAGGAAGATGCTCAAAGCAAAAAGGTATCCTGGTTGGATTCAAGAACCAAGTTTGCCAACTTATCAGCCGCATGATGTACTTCTGTATATAAGTTGCCCATGTACTTGAATCAGTAACTTTGATAGGACATGTTAAAATATAATGAACCACGAGTAATGCGTTAAATGCAATATAATCAATTCTTACCTGATAGATACATTTGCATTACAAATAATCACCTAAAAAATTCGTTATACGATGTTTCTCAATCATCATATATCTTTGTAATTATTCTCTACTCTGCAAGTCAAATTATTTTATAAGATATTTTGTAATCAAAGTCATTCTCAACTGTTCTTTGAAGAACTCTTATATTGATTGTAGGATGTGTCTTCACCATAGAGAATAGTGTTCAGTTAGCACCTTCGAATCCAACCTTCCATGGTGTTGGTCTAGTGTTGTTTATATGCAAGAATGAGGACCACCGAATTTTCTAATCTCCCATTTTTCTTACTTTTGACGATATGCAATGCGTATGTTCCATTGACATCTCGACCTAATCTGAGTGTAGTATATATCATACTTTAAACTGATCACTTTCTACTATCTTATACTCCACAGCTTGCCTGATGCTATACATCTTTATCGCCATTACGGCTTCTTTGTTGTCGAACTGTTGCCCAATCTCAAAATCATGCGTTGAATCATCCTCGAATCCTCCTTGACCAAAAGACCAATCTACATTTATTGCTTCAAGGTTCAACGTCGAATAGTGAGCAAGATGATCGTATGGTCTGGAAATAGCAGGCTGAGTTAGCGCAACTTGTGACATTGTGAAGTTGTTTTAACTCGTCATGTTCCTCCTCAGGTATGTCCACTAGTTCAGCATCTACATCTTTATCATCAGACACGGGATGAATTTGATAATGATCTTGCATTGGGTTTCAAACCGCAGAACCATCATGACTTTCATGATCTACTTCCAACACAAGTCATTATAATCATTAGGATTTGACTCGTCTTGACTCCCTTCCAATGTCATGTTCAAATCAACCATCAACCTTCCAATGTTTGTTTTTACTGCGACAGATGATGCATTCTCATCACCAACTTCCGACGATGTCGCTGCACACATATCAACAGGAAACAAAAATAACTCTACCAAATGGACATTTGGAAAACGATTATGCCAATCTCTAATTAGTTGTATGTCTTCATCATTACGTGTTTAATACCTTGGTCAAATGAAACATTGTTAAAAGTCATGtgtacatataaaaataatataaacaaaatactgagcaaaaaataagaaaattaaaaaatatcttttgtaAATTAAAGTGTCGTTTACTTCtattgaatatttataataaaattttctcACTCTCTTtatgttttgtaattttttagcATTATCACCTCTCTCCAATTGGTAATAATATAAAAGTTGGTTGTGCAAAAATAAATACAACGGATCCATCTTTATCAAACGTGATTTCTCCGTTATAATAAATTGATAATAATGTTATTCTAgacattataaaaaatataataatgagAAATGTAAAAGAGAAAAAGTGAATATAAATGTGAATAAAGAGAAATCATTATATGTAAATATATACTATATGTGGGAAAAAGTTCGCAGTTAATTACCATAAAGTTCGCTCCTCCAGAAAATAAACCTTATAAGAATATTAAAGTTTGTTATTGCAGTGGACGAACTTCATAATAATATAATGAATAAGTTCGTCGTTGCAGTGAGTGAACTTACTACaaactcaaaaaaaatatagagtaataaattttataaaaataaaatattgaagcTTACTACAAACTCAAAAAAATATAgagtaataaattttataaaaataaaatattgaagtTTGCTGATGCAGTGAGTAAACTTCATAATAATGAACAAATTCGCTATTGCAGTTactttaaattctaaaaaaatatatatattctaaaaatgatagataaaattatttcttttgaaaaataaataatttttaaatttatttcagaaaattttCCGGAACATATTTAATAAagtttatcttaatttttttaaggaCATATCTTGAACCAAAGGATTGGCTGTGAGAAAAAAACGGGGTTTGCATCCAATCTTCTATAACCGAAACGGGATTTATATGAACataacaaacaaataaatcCTTTCTTCTTTGTGTTCATATTGTTGATGATGGAGTCGGCGGAAACAGGAGAATGCCTGTGGATGGTGACAGACGACTACATCTTTGGCATCCGCGTTGACAAGTTAGAAAAATTGGGGATGAATGAGGATAGGGATTGGAAATCCCATCTTGAGAAGGCTCCGATTGATTTCCTTTTGGATCTTCCAGAGTCCAGCCCGTTGCCTAACTACTTTATCTTCGACTCGAAACTTTTCTTAGTCGGTAAGCAAACCGATTCTGGCACCAAGATCTACCACATCTCCTATGTCGGCGGCGACACGTTGGACATATCTGAGGCAGTAGCGACGGGCGCAATCCCTCCGCTACCGATCGGCTTCTTCACTTTCCTTGCAAACATTAAAGATGACGTTTATTTGTTGGAGCATGGTGCGGAACCAGGGGAAGCAAGAAAGACGGGGTTATGGGTTTTAAGTCCCCGTCTCGGTTCCCCGAACTGGCATTCCATGCCTGCTCCTCCAACCGAAGTCGAGTCTCATAATGATTTGCCTTATGGTTTCGTGCTGAATGACAAGCTCCTCCTGCATCCTTGGACCGGACCAGGAGTTGCCTTTGTCTACGACCCCGAACCTAAAAATTGGATTAAACTGGAGGATGCACTTTCTCTTCCTTCTTATATTGTTTTCTTGGGTGTGTCGTCCCTTGGGGATGTAGACGATCGCAGTGTGGTGCTGACATGGAACCTGGAGGCTCTTTACGGACATGGTGTGAAATATGACATACACGCTTTGCTGGTGGATAATCAATATTGTATTCTTCGCGATCAACGCCTTGATGAGTTGAATGAGGCGATCCAACCATCCTACTTTGATGATGGGTGCTCAAATCTCAACGTGGTTGACCTTGGCAACAGCAAAGTATGCGTTATGATCGTTGGTCTCGCAGAACGCATTCCATCCCTTTGCATTGTAGTAGTTGAATTAGGGTTGGTACAAGAGGAGCAGCAGCAAAGGTTCTTATCTCTGCGTGTACTCGTCAATCGAGTCTTCAATATGAGGCCTTATTTCTTAGAGGACATCGGTGTTCAAGTGCTCTGCACCTCCTTTCTTTTCTCGCTCAGCAAGGGAACGTCGGACATAGACAGGGATTCCTTGAAGGATCATATAGGTAAGAAGATTGATAGGATGTAGTGTagtctttgttttttttttttttttttgttactttGTGTGCTTATGTTCTCATGGTTGTTTGATTTATATTGCCAGGTGAGGAAGTTCCCACCCTGACTTCGGCATCTCTGGAGGCCTTTTCCAGGAAGAGGTCATCCGGGAAGGACGGCCCTTCGACAGAAGGTGATAATGTGGTCAAGGTTGCTCAATCTAAGGAGATTAGTTTAAAGAGAAGAGAGCTAGAGTCAGCTGTTGTAGGTCTTGATAAGTACCTGGAGGTTTCTCAATTTAAGGATAAGGGTAGAGAATTGGATATGAAGGACATGACTGAGGCTTTGAAGGCGAAGGAAAAAGAGTCAGAGGAAATGGTAAAACAGATAACTACTTTGCAGTCTCAATTGAAGGGACGCGATGAGGAGATTGAGGCATTAACTCTAAAGGTGGTTGAGCTGGAGAATG
The genomic region above belongs to Arachis stenosperma cultivar V10309 chromosome 5, arast.V10309.gnm1.PFL2, whole genome shotgun sequence and contains:
- the LOC130979909 gene encoding uncharacterized protein LOC130979909, whose protein sequence is MMESAETGECLWMVTDDYIFGIRVDKLEKLGMNEDRDWKSHLEKAPIDFLLDLPESSPLPNYFIFDSKLFLVGKQTDSGTKIYHISYVGGDTLDISEAVATGAIPPLPIGFFTFLANIKDDVYLLEHGAEPGEARKTGLWVLSPRLGSPNWHSMPAPPTEVESHNDLPYGFVLNDKLLLHPWTGPGVAFVYDPEPKNWIKLEDALSLPSYIVFLGVSSLGDVDDRSVVLTWNLEALYGHGVKYDIHALLVDNQYCILRDQRLDELNEAIQPSYFDDGCSNLNVVDLGNSKVCVMIVGLAERIPSLCIVVVELGLVQEEQQQRFLSLRVLVNRVFNMRPYFLEDIGVQVLCTSFLFSLSKGTSDIDRDSLKDHIGEEVPTLTSASLEAFSRKRSSGKDGPSTEGDNVVKVAQSKEISLKRRELESAVVGLDKYLEVSQFKDKGRELDMKDMTEALKAKEKESEEMVKQITTLQSQLKGRDEEIEALTLKVVELENALKDAKNSKEPMAFEMFGKGFDRAISQIKALVPEANVVDMDVSKIVVNGVLVDADIPEEGCDVKENE